The region TCAGCGCGCCGTTGTTGGCGGACTGGGTCGCGCCCGCGTCCACTTTCACATATTTGGTGAGCGAAGCGATGGTCGACTGCAGCGAGTTATACGCGGTAACCCAGTCGGTGACGGCTTTTTTGTTGGCGTCGGTCGCGCGGGTGACGGACAGCGTTTCGTTGGCGGTGCTCTGCGCTTTCAGCGTCAGCGTGGTGCCCGGCAGCGCGTCGGAAATCACGTTAGTGGAACGCTCGATTTCGATATCGTTAACGACCACTTTGGCGTTCTGCGAGGCGGTCTGGATGGACAGCGCGCCGGTTTTAGACGCGGAGTCGAAGCCAATCACGCCCTGCAACGTATCGTCGCCGGTGACCGTTACGGTCATATCATTGCTGGTGCCGGTCGTTTTCGAGGTCAGCATCAGGCGGAAATCGCCATCGGCCGCTTTAATGACGCTCGCGGAGACGTTGCCGCCCGCTTTGTTAATGGCCTTCGCAATGCCGTTCAGCGAGGTATCGCCATCAGCCAGAGAAACGGTCAGCGGTTTTGTGGTGCCCGGCTGGCTGATGGTGACGGTACGGGTGGTGCCGGTCGTGGCGCCAAGCTGCGTGGTGCTGCTGGCGATAGAGCCGGAGGTCAGCACCTGCGCTTTCGCCATCTGTTTTACGTTGACGGTGTAATCACCGGTCATCGCATCGCTGGTGGTGGTCGCGGCAAAGGCGGTATTGGTGCCGTTAACTGCCGTGGAGTTCCAGGTGGCGGTTTTGCCAAGCGTCGCTGTCGCGGTCTGCAGGCTTTGCAGGGAGCTTTGCAGCTTGCTGTAAGCGCTCAGTTGCGTGTTATACGTGCTCTGCTGTTTGGTAATAACCGTCAGTTTGGTCTGCTCTGCCGCTTCCAGCTTGTCATACAGATCGGCAAGCCCAAGATTCGTGCCTACCCCGAGATTACTGATTGTAGCCATGCGTGATTTCCTTGAGGTCGATGGTCGTTTCAGTTTCTTATCGGCGACGCAAAGCAAAAGTTTACTCCCGGCGGCAAAAAAATAATCCCAGGAATAGATGACAGAGTCGCAGGCTATTGAACCGATAGCGCGCCCTAAGCGAAATCATTTCCCTTCTTTATATGCCGGTAAAAGAAAAACGATCCCGAGCTATTAATAAGGAAAGAGAAGGGGAAAAAACGCGCAGAATATATTTATCCATTATATAAGAATAATCTTAGTTCGAAGCCTTATAATCAGACATTAAATAAAATAAATCATTAAAAAACAATAAGATGTAAATTTTTTGAGTTTGTTTCTAAAGTCTTTTTAAGAAGCGTCGATAACCTTGTTGACGGTGAGAGACGCCGTGAGTGTTAGGCACCGAACCTAAACCCCATTTTTGAAGGAATTAAATTATGTCAGTTATCAATACTAACCTTTTGTCCCTGACCACTCAGACCAACCTGAACAAATCTCAGTCTGCTCTGGGCACTGCTATCGAGCGTCTGTCCTCTGGTCTGCGTATCAACAGCGCTAAAGATGACGCTGCTGGCCAGGCGATTGCTAACCGTATGACCTCTCAGGTTAAAGGTATGACTCAGGCTGCTCGTAACGCTAACGACGGCATCTCCCTGGTTCAGACCGCTGAAGGTAACCTGAACGAAATCAACACCAACTTACAGCGTATCCGTGAGCTGGCTGTTCAGGCTGCAAACGACACCAACGGTTCTACCGACCTGACTTCCATCAACACGGAAATCACTCAGCGTCTGTCTGAAATCGACCGTATCGCTGGTGGTGCTAACTTCAACGGCAAAAAACTGCTGGACGGTTCTGTAAGCACCGCTCTGAAAATTCAGGTTGGCGCTGGTACTTCTTCTAACGATACCATCTCCATCGACAGCAACGCACTGATCAACGCCACTTCTGGTACTCTGGACGCAAGCCTGAGCACCTCTATCGCAGACAACTCCTCTGCACAGGCTGTTATCTCTGCTGCTGACGCTGCTATCGCTAAGATCGATACCGCGCGTTCTAACATGGGTGCGATTCAGAACCGTTTTGAATCTACCATCAACAACCTGAACAACTCTATCAACAACCTGTCTGCGGCACAGTCCCGTATCCAGGACGCTGACTACGCGACCGAAGTTTCTAACATGTCTCGCGCTCAGATCCTGCAACAGGCTGGTACTTCTGTACTGTCTCAGGCAAACCAGGTTCCGCAGTCCATGCTGTCCCTGCTGCGTTAATAGACGCTCAAGCTTTCAAAAAGGTTGCTGGAAACAGCAACCTTTTTTTTTGCCTTTCTGTTATCGGCCCTCGCCTTAAATGCAATCTCCAAAATAAGCCGCTATTCGCGGGGTTTTTCCCTCCATTATGCCCGCGCGCCCGATGTTACCCTTTCAGGAAAGCTTCCTCTTTGTATGCCGCGAAGGGAATTCACCCCCCAGGTTGCGACAGATACGGCCGGATTGACTGGCAAAACGCCGTTGCGCGTTGCAATTAATGACGAGTTAACACCGATGAATCAGTTTGCCCAGTGTCGTGCAATGCATCAGTACTACCGTGACATCTTTACCCGCGATATCTATCTGCCGGAAGCGGATGTCATGCCGTCGCACCTGGTCGCGGAAGTGCTTCACTTCTGGAGCACCGATTACGCCGCGCTGGAGCCCGCCATCATGGCGGCGCAAACCCGCCTTGATGAAGACAAAGCGCTGGCGGTGAAACATCTGCTCTGTGCCGCGACGCTCGCCAACCAGGCGTTTGACAGTAAAAAGCAGGGGCATCAGGTCGCCGCGGCGGAAGGCTTCGGCGAACAGGTCACCGCGCATGTGGTGGAAGCGCTTAAGCGCGACGACTCGGTCAATCTCGTAGTGGTCGCCATTCAGTTGCTGTTTCGCGTGGGCGAAATTGACGGCGCCGTCTTTTTAATCTCCAACCATCTTTCACGCCTGAGCAACAGCGCGCCGGTGCTGAAAATCCTGCTGATGATCTGCCTGATGGAAGAAGACTATAACCAGGCATACGTCGTTATTCAGGCGCTGACGGCGGACTCTTCCTTAATAGAAGAAGACACCCTGACGCTGCTGATGATCGTCTGCGGTATTTACAAGCTCGGCGGCTGCCCGGATTCCTTTATCGATTTCCGCCCGCTTAACGAAGCGCTGCCGCTGCCGGATTACAACCGTTATACCTGGCATATCCCGAAAGCCGCGACCGGCAACACCACGGTGCTGGTCTCCTGCGATCCGAAATATTTCTTCGATCACGCCCAGGCGCTGGTGGCCTCCGTGTATGACACCAACGGCACCGCGCTGGACGTACATCTGCACATCTATAACTGCGACGCGCGTTGCGAAGCCCGCGTGCGCGACATGCAGGCGGCGTTTCCTGGCCTGAATGTGTCCCTTAGCAGCGAAATCATCGAGCCGGTGCGCGGTATCAACGTGCACTACGCCTCGCGTCGTTTTGTCTTCCTGCGCCACGCGCTGGAACAGTTCGACACGCCGGTGATTCTGCTGGACGCCGATTGTCTGGTTCGCCACCCGTGGGCCGGGGTTCACGCGCGTCTCGATAACGCCGATCTGATCCTCACCTGCAGCGACGGCGCGCCGCTCTGGGAGCGCGTGCTCGGCGGCTTTATTTATGCCCGTCCCAATGAGGCCAATTTCCGTTACCTCGACATCGTGGCGCGCTTTATTGACCGCAACCTGGCGGCACAAAACAACGAGTGGTTCCTGGACCAGGTGGCGCTCTCCTTTGCGCTCGACACCTTACCGGCGGTGGAACAGATGCAAATCCGCCGTGAAGAGGCCGCGCGTCTTATCAGCATTAACCACACGGCGGACGCGTTCAGCTGGGTGGTCACGACCGCCAAACAGGGCGGCGGCGCTTATAACGACTACAAAACCCGCCTGATGGCGAAACACCTTGCCGCGTAAGCACAGGACTTTTTACAACGGATGAATGATGTGAAGACGCTCTACCCGGAATACCGCATTAGCCCAACCGCGCTGCACGCCAGCGCCGCGCTTAACCACGTGGCGGCGACGCTGCCCGCGTTCGCGCGCGTGCTGGAGATTGGCTGCGGGGCAGGCGAGGCGCTGATTGCCCACGCCCGCGCCTGGCCGAACAGCATCGCGCTCGGTATCGATCTTGACGAAGGGCGTATCGGCGAAGGGCAACAGCAGATCCAGGCAAGCGGGCTTACCAATATTGAGCTGTTCGCCGCGGGTCTGGGCGATCTTCTGGCGGTGTCGCCGGGCGAGTTCGATTACATCATCATTCACGGGCGTTTTTCTTACACGGATGCCGACACGCGCGACGCGCTGCTGGGCTGGTGCCGTCGGCACCTTTCCGCGCAGGGCGTCATTGCGTATCACGCGGTTGCGCTGTCGGACAACGACGATGAGACGACGCTGCGTAACGCGCTGGCGTTCCACAGTGCGCGCGCCGCAAGCGAGGCAGAGAAGCTGTCTTCTGCGCGCGCCATGCTCGGCTATCTGGCGATGACGCTGCCGGACGGCGCGCTGAAAACGCAGGTGACGGACGCCGAGGCGCTGGACGATGCCTCGCTCAGGAAGCGTTACCTGACCGGCGACGCGGCGACGGGTGATTACACCGATTTCGCCCGCGCGATGCAGGCGCTGGATCTGGATTGTATCGGCGACGCGCTGGCGCAGACCGACCTTGCCGCCTCTTACGGCGAGCGTCAGCAGCAGCTGCACGCGATGATTGCAGGCCAGAGCGACCGCCACAGCGCGCGTCAGTATCTCGATTTTGCGGTCAATCGCCGCGAGCGCTTTACGCTGCTCTGCGCCGCAGGCGCGGCGCAGCCGTCGTTCGTGCCGGATCTGGCCGTCCTTGAGTCGCTGCAGTGGGCGGGTAATTTCACGCGCGTGTTTACCATTAACGGGCTCGTGGTCAGCGGCCATATTTCACAGTCCGGCGTGCCGGTGCGCACCGAAAACCCGGTAACGCTGCAAATTCTCGACCTGCTGGGCGGCGCCTGGCCCATGAGCCTGAGCGTTGAACAGCTGGTCTTTAACTGCCGTCTGCCGGAGCGGCCGGGCGATGACACCCGCAAGCAGGTGCTGGAATCGCTGCGCGATCTCTTTTTGAACAACCTCGACGGGCTTCACTGGAGCGTTGCGCCGGGGCCGTATAACCTGGCGGATAACGACGTCTTAATGCCGGTAGCGCCATTTGCGCAAACCGATGACGACACCCACATCATGAACCTGTGGGGCGAGGCGGTGACCGTCACGCCCGCGCAGGCACGCTGGCTGCGCGACGGCATGCGCGCCACCGATGATGAGGCCTGGGCAAGTTTTACCACGCTGCGCCTTCGCGGCGTGCTGAAAGGCTCGCCGCTGGCGTGGAAAAACGCGATCCAGCCGTTCCTGCGCACCGGCAAGGTGGCGTGGCTGAAGCAATGTATCAATACGCTGCTGCTGTTAAGCGTCAGCGAGAAGCGCGGCGGCCTGCTGTATAGCGAAACCAGCCTTGATGACGACAGCCAGACCGACAGCATCCACATGGACGCCGTTTATGAAGAAGCGAACCGGCTGATTGGCAAAGGCATGGCGAAAGAGGCGCGCGACTACACCCGCGCGCTGCTGGAAGACGACCCGCAGAATATGCATATCCTGCGCTGCTACTCGCGCACCTGCGTGCTGACCGGCGCGTGGGACGAGGCGCTGGACGCGCTCTGCCGCCTGATGGGCCATTACTTCTCAAGCCTTGATATCTATTACGATCTGGCGACCGCGCTGCAAAAAACGCTCGATCATTTCAACGCCCGTAAAGTGGTGCGCGGCCTGCTGCGCCTCGATGAGAAAAACGGCGGGTTCTGGAACTCGCTGGCGACGCTCTACCACACCTACGGCGACATGACGCTTGCCGAAAAATGCGCCCGCGAGGCGTTCCGCTTCCAGCCGCGCAACCCGCGCTATCTGGCGATGATGGGCGTGGTGCTGAGCGATAACCAGAAGCTCGACGAAGCGCGCTACTTCCTTGAGAAGTCGCTGGAACTCGCCCCGCAGGATTTCGACTGTTTCACCAGCCTGCTGTTTGTGATGACGCACGATAACCGCGTCAGCGCGCAGGAGCTGCTGGCGAAGCACCGCGAGTATGGCGAGCGCGTCACGGCCGCCGCCGCGCGCAGCGCGCTCGACCTGCCGCTGAATAATGTCAAAGACCCCCACCGCAAACTGCGCGTCGGGTTTGTCTCAGGCGATCTTCGCACCCACCCGGTGAGCAACTTCCTGCTGCCGTTCTGGGACTCCTTTGACCGCACGCAGTTTGAGCTGGTGGGCTATAACGCCGCGCCGATGAAAGATGAGGTCACCGATCACCTGAGCGCGGGCGCCGTGCTGTGGCGTGATGTTTATCAGTTAAGCGATCGCGAGCTGGCGCGCCAGATCAATGACGATGGCGTGGACATTCTTATCGATCTCTCCGGGCACACGACCTGGACGCGGCTGCCGATGTTCGCGCTGCGCCCGGCGCCGCTGCAAATGACCTGGATTGGCTACCCTGGCACCACCGGCGTACCGGCGATGGATTACCGTCTGCTCTCCTCAACGCTCGCAAGCCCGCCAGGGCTCGCAGAACAGTTTACCGAGCAGATCCTCTGGGTGCCGATGCGCAAAATTTTCGAGCCGCATCCGCAAAGCCCGGACGTCAACCCGCTGCCGGCGCTGCGTAACGGCCACCTGACCTTTGCAAGCTTCAACCGCCCGAAAAAGGTCAACGACGAAGTGCTCGAACTCTGGGCGCAGATCCTGGTGCGCGAGCCGAGCGCGAAGCTGTTGATGGGCTTTATGGCCGATGACGAGATGATAACGATGATGACGCGCCGCCTGACGCATTTCGGCGCGCGCCCTGAGCAGCTCATTTTCAAAACGCGCACCGGGCTTATCGGGTATCTCGAATATCACCATCACATCGATATTTTGCTCGACGCCTTCCCGTATACCGGCGGCACCACCACCAACCACGGCGCGTGGATGGGCGTGCCGACGCTCACCCTCTGCGGCGAGACGATGGCGGGGCGTCAGGGCGTGGACATTATGAACGGCTATGGACTGCCGGAATTCGTGGCGAACGATAAAGCGGACTACGTCGACAAAGCGCTCTCCTGGCAGGGCCGCTTTGAAGAACTGAACGCGATTCGTCTCTCCATGCGCAGCCGCATCCCGACGGATAACGCCGACGGGTTCCGGGTGGCTGACACCTTTGAAAAAGGGCTGCGCGAGGCGTGGAAAATTTACTGTACCGCAGAGGCGCCGCGTTCGTTCTTTGTTGAGGAATAACGCGTCGCGACGGCATTACCCATACCGGCCGGGGCCGGCAACGTTTGGTGTAAAACACCGAGGTGTATCATGCAAAATCTTTTTGTCACCAGCCCGCTGCTGCCGCCGCTGGAAGAGTTTATCCCGTATCTTGAACAGATCTGGGAAAACAAATACCTGACCAACGGCGGCCCGTTTCATCAGGAGCTGGAAACCCGGCTCGCTGAATATCTGGGCGTGGAACACCT is a window of Cronobacter muytjensii ATCC 51329 DNA encoding:
- the fliD gene encoding flagellar filament capping protein FliD, coding for MATISNLGVGTNLGLADLYDKLEAAEQTKLTVITKQQSTYNTQLSAYSKLQSSLQSLQTATATLGKTATWNSTAVNGTNTAFAATTTSDAMTGDYTVNVKQMAKAQVLTSGSIASSTTQLGATTGTTRTVTISQPGTTKPLTVSLADGDTSLNGIAKAINKAGGNVSASVIKAADGDFRLMLTSKTTGTSNDMTVTVTGDDTLQGVIGFDSASKTGALSIQTASQNAKVVVNDIEIERSTNVISDALPGTTLTLKAQSTANETLSVTRATDANKKAVTDWVTAYNSLQSTIASLTKYVKVDAGATQSANNGALIGDSNVRSVQSQLRSTLTEVQSGSYAILAQLGVTQDPVLGADGAAGNLKIDDAKLTKALTENPDAVQAYFVGDGKTTGMATKMNNTLTSMLSTTTGKEGVIQNAKNSINDTLKSLDKRYTAMEASIEATMARYKAQFSNLDSLVSKLNSTSTYLTKQFSSSS
- a CDS encoding flagellin N-terminal helical domain-containing protein, which translates into the protein MSVINTNLLSLTTQTNLNKSQSALGTAIERLSSGLRINSAKDDAAGQAIANRMTSQVKGMTQAARNANDGISLVQTAEGNLNEINTNLQRIRELAVQAANDTNGSTDLTSINTEITQRLSEIDRIAGGANFNGKKLLDGSVSTALKIQVGAGTSSNDTISIDSNALINATSGTLDASLSTSIADNSSAQAVISAADAAIAKIDTARSNMGAIQNRFESTINNLNNSINNLSAAQSRIQDADYATEVSNMSRAQILQQAGTSVLSQANQVPQSMLSLLR
- a CDS encoding bifunctional class I SAM-dependent methyltransferase/glycosyltransferase, which codes for MNDVKTLYPEYRISPTALHASAALNHVAATLPAFARVLEIGCGAGEALIAHARAWPNSIALGIDLDEGRIGEGQQQIQASGLTNIELFAAGLGDLLAVSPGEFDYIIIHGRFSYTDADTRDALLGWCRRHLSAQGVIAYHAVALSDNDDETTLRNALAFHSARAASEAEKLSSARAMLGYLAMTLPDGALKTQVTDAEALDDASLRKRYLTGDAATGDYTDFARAMQALDLDCIGDALAQTDLAASYGERQQQLHAMIAGQSDRHSARQYLDFAVNRRERFTLLCAAGAAQPSFVPDLAVLESLQWAGNFTRVFTINGLVVSGHISQSGVPVRTENPVTLQILDLLGGAWPMSLSVEQLVFNCRLPERPGDDTRKQVLESLRDLFLNNLDGLHWSVAPGPYNLADNDVLMPVAPFAQTDDDTHIMNLWGEAVTVTPAQARWLRDGMRATDDEAWASFTTLRLRGVLKGSPLAWKNAIQPFLRTGKVAWLKQCINTLLLLSVSEKRGGLLYSETSLDDDSQTDSIHMDAVYEEANRLIGKGMAKEARDYTRALLEDDPQNMHILRCYSRTCVLTGAWDEALDALCRLMGHYFSSLDIYYDLATALQKTLDHFNARKVVRGLLRLDEKNGGFWNSLATLYHTYGDMTLAEKCAREAFRFQPRNPRYLAMMGVVLSDNQKLDEARYFLEKSLELAPQDFDCFTSLLFVMTHDNRVSAQELLAKHREYGERVTAAAARSALDLPLNNVKDPHRKLRVGFVSGDLRTHPVSNFLLPFWDSFDRTQFELVGYNAAPMKDEVTDHLSAGAVLWRDVYQLSDRELARQINDDGVDILIDLSGHTTWTRLPMFALRPAPLQMTWIGYPGTTGVPAMDYRLLSSTLASPPGLAEQFTEQILWVPMRKIFEPHPQSPDVNPLPALRNGHLTFASFNRPKKVNDEVLELWAQILVREPSAKLLMGFMADDEMITMMTRRLTHFGARPEQLIFKTRTGLIGYLEYHHHIDILLDAFPYTGGTTTNHGAWMGVPTLTLCGETMAGRQGVDIMNGYGLPEFVANDKADYVDKALSWQGRFEELNAIRLSMRSRIPTDNADGFRVADTFEKGLREAWKIYCTAEAPRSFFVEE